A single genomic interval of Oryza sativa Japonica Group chromosome 7, ASM3414082v1 harbors:
- the LOC136357404 gene encoding uncharacterized protein — MVNTRSNGNGPNLNNPNNNNNGENPTLAQVLAQQTQLMHMMMQQLQNQQNQGNNHAPPQNKLAEFLRVRPPIFSSTTNPVEAGDWLHAIEKKLDLLQCTDQEKVSFASHQLHGPASEWWDHFRLNRTTAEPITWLEFTAAFWKTHIPSGVVSLKKKEFRSLTQGSRSVTEYLHEFNRLARYAPEDVRNDEERQEKFLE; from the coding sequence atggtgaatactcgcagcaacgggaatggtcccaacctcaacaaccccaataacaacaacaatggagagaatccaacccttgctcaagttcttgctcaacagactcagcTAATGCACATGATGATGCAACAActtcagaaccagcagaaccaaggaaataaccatgcacctcctcagaataagttagcagaatttcttcgtgtgaggccgcctattttctctagtaccactaatcctgttgaagccggtgattggctgcatgccatagagaagaagttggatttgcttcagtgcactgatcaggagaaggtctcatttgcatcacatcagttgcatggtcctgcttctgaatggtgggatcacttccgcttgaataggactactgctgaacctatcacttggcttgaattcaccgctgctttctggaagacgcatataccatcgggagtggtgtctctcaagaagaaggagttcaggtcgcttactcagggatctcgctctgttacggagtatctgcacgagttcaatcgtcttgctcgttatgctccggaagatgtgcgcaatgatgaagaacgtcaggagaagtttttggaa